A window of the Eubalaena glacialis isolate mEubGla1 chromosome 9, mEubGla1.1.hap2.+ XY, whole genome shotgun sequence genome harbors these coding sequences:
- the LHX3 gene encoding LIM/homeobox protein Lhx3 isoform X2 gives MLLETDLEGDRDRPGAPAAAALCTFSGTRDIPLCAGCDQHILDRFILKALDRHWHSKCLKCSDCHTPLAERCFSRGESVYCKDDFFKRFGTKCAACQLGIPPTQVVRRAQDFVYHLHCFACVVCKRQLATGDEFYLMEDSRLVCKADYETAKQREAEATAKRPRTTITAKQLETLKSAYNTSPKPARHVREQLSSETGLDMRVVQVWFQNRRAKEKRLKKDAGRQRWGQYFRNMKRARGGSKSDKDSVQEEGQDSDAEVSFTDEPAMVEMGPANGLYGSLGEPAPALGRPSGAPGSFPLEHGGLAGPEQYRELRPGSPYGVPPSPAALQSLPGPQPLLSSLVYPDAGLGLVPSGAPGGPPPMRVLAGNGPSSDLSTGSSGGYPDFPASPASWLDEVDHAQF, from the exons ACATCCCACTGTGTGCTGGCTGCGACCAGCACATCCTGGACCGCTTCATCCTCAAGGCTCTGGACCGCCACTGGCACAGCAAGTGCCTCAAGTGCAGCGACTGCCACACGCCGCTGGCTGAGCGCTGCTTCAGCCGCGGAGAGAGCGTCTACTGCAAGGACGACTTCTTCAA GCGCTTCGGGACCAAGTGCGCCGCGTGCCAGCTGGGCATCCCGCCCACGCAGGTGGTGCGCCGCGCCCAGGACTTCGTGTACCACCTGCACTGCTTCGCCTGCGTCGTGTGCAAGCGGCAGCTGGCCACGGGAGACGAGTTCTACCTCATGGAGGACAGCCGGCTCGTGTGCAAGGCAGACTACGAGACCGCCAAGCAGCGAG AGGCCGAGGCCACGGCCAAGCGGCCGCGCACGACCATCACGGCCAAGCAGCTGGAGACGCTGAAGAGCGCCTACAACACCTCGCCGAAGCCCGCGCGCCATGTGCGCGAGCAGCTCTCCTCTGAGACCGGCCTGGACATGCGCGTCGTGCAG gtgTGGTTCCAGAACCGCCGGGCCAAGGAAAAGAGGCTCAAGAAGGACGCGGGCAGGCAGCGCTGGGGCCAGTATTTCCGTAACATGAAGCGCGCCCGCGGCGGCTCGAAGTCGGACAAGGACAGCGTCCAGGAAGAGGGGCAGGACAGCGACGCCGAGGTCTCCTTCACCG atgaGCCAGCCATGGTCGAAATGGGCCCTGCCAATGGCCTCTACGGCAGCCTGGGAGAGCCTGCCCCAGCCTTGGGCCGGCCCTCGGGGGCCCCAGGCAGCTTCCCGCTGGAGCACGGAGGCCTGGCCGGCCCGGAGCAGTACCGAGAGCTGCGCCCCGGCAGCCCCTACGGCGTCCCCCCATCGCCTGCTGCCCTGCAGAGcctccctggcccccagcccctcctctccaGCTTGGTGTACCCGGATGCCGGCTTGGGGCTTGTGCCCTCGGGAGCCCCAGGTGGGCCCCCACCCATGAGGGTGCTGGCAGGGAACGGACCCAGCTCTGACCTCTCCACGGGGAGCAGCGGGGGCTACCCCGACTTCCCTGCCAGCCCCGCCTCCTGGCTGGACGAGGTGGACCACGCTCAGTTCTGA
- the LHX3 gene encoding LIM/homeobox protein Lhx3 isoform X1: MEARGELVPGRESAGGDLLLALLARREDLRRDIPLCAGCDQHILDRFILKALDRHWHSKCLKCSDCHTPLAERCFSRGESVYCKDDFFKRFGTKCAACQLGIPPTQVVRRAQDFVYHLHCFACVVCKRQLATGDEFYLMEDSRLVCKADYETAKQREAEATAKRPRTTITAKQLETLKSAYNTSPKPARHVREQLSSETGLDMRVVQVWFQNRRAKEKRLKKDAGRQRWGQYFRNMKRARGGSKSDKDSVQEEGQDSDAEVSFTDEPAMVEMGPANGLYGSLGEPAPALGRPSGAPGSFPLEHGGLAGPEQYRELRPGSPYGVPPSPAALQSLPGPQPLLSSLVYPDAGLGLVPSGAPGGPPPMRVLAGNGPSSDLSTGSSGGYPDFPASPASWLDEVDHAQF, from the exons ACATCCCACTGTGTGCTGGCTGCGACCAGCACATCCTGGACCGCTTCATCCTCAAGGCTCTGGACCGCCACTGGCACAGCAAGTGCCTCAAGTGCAGCGACTGCCACACGCCGCTGGCTGAGCGCTGCTTCAGCCGCGGAGAGAGCGTCTACTGCAAGGACGACTTCTTCAA GCGCTTCGGGACCAAGTGCGCCGCGTGCCAGCTGGGCATCCCGCCCACGCAGGTGGTGCGCCGCGCCCAGGACTTCGTGTACCACCTGCACTGCTTCGCCTGCGTCGTGTGCAAGCGGCAGCTGGCCACGGGAGACGAGTTCTACCTCATGGAGGACAGCCGGCTCGTGTGCAAGGCAGACTACGAGACCGCCAAGCAGCGAG AGGCCGAGGCCACGGCCAAGCGGCCGCGCACGACCATCACGGCCAAGCAGCTGGAGACGCTGAAGAGCGCCTACAACACCTCGCCGAAGCCCGCGCGCCATGTGCGCGAGCAGCTCTCCTCTGAGACCGGCCTGGACATGCGCGTCGTGCAG gtgTGGTTCCAGAACCGCCGGGCCAAGGAAAAGAGGCTCAAGAAGGACGCGGGCAGGCAGCGCTGGGGCCAGTATTTCCGTAACATGAAGCGCGCCCGCGGCGGCTCGAAGTCGGACAAGGACAGCGTCCAGGAAGAGGGGCAGGACAGCGACGCCGAGGTCTCCTTCACCG atgaGCCAGCCATGGTCGAAATGGGCCCTGCCAATGGCCTCTACGGCAGCCTGGGAGAGCCTGCCCCAGCCTTGGGCCGGCCCTCGGGGGCCCCAGGCAGCTTCCCGCTGGAGCACGGAGGCCTGGCCGGCCCGGAGCAGTACCGAGAGCTGCGCCCCGGCAGCCCCTACGGCGTCCCCCCATCGCCTGCTGCCCTGCAGAGcctccctggcccccagcccctcctctccaGCTTGGTGTACCCGGATGCCGGCTTGGGGCTTGTGCCCTCGGGAGCCCCAGGTGGGCCCCCACCCATGAGGGTGCTGGCAGGGAACGGACCCAGCTCTGACCTCTCCACGGGGAGCAGCGGGGGCTACCCCGACTTCCCTGCCAGCCCCGCCTCCTGGCTGGACGAGGTGGACCACGCTCAGTTCTGA